ataataaaataaatatttctatcCGCATTAAATGTTCATgaggaaatttttttatccgCATTAAATGTTCATTTACCAGACTTTCCAACGACCTCTGTACCATTATGTTCCAGTTCTACAAGAGTTGGAAGGACCTAAAtgcaaagaaattaaaattggtGATTGAAATGTAAGACGGCTACAATTTCAaggaattgaaaggaaaaatgaGCTATGAACATTAACGTGAACAGGGAAATGAAGAGAAGAGTTACAGCAAATGAACAATAAAAGCTTCGAatcttttggtttcttttatattttatggcCAAACTTTCCGGCAACCATTATTCcatacattttatttatttagtacttatttttattcacaaaaggagagagagagggagggagtgTAGCATTTACCAGACTTTCCAACCATCTCTGTACCATTATGTTCCAGTTCCACAAgagttttttaagaatatttctcccatttttatttttttggtgataTTTCATTGCACTGGGAAATGCTTTACCAAGTTTAAGGCGTAGCTTTCGATTTACAATCTCATCTATAGGACATCTTGCTATCCTCGCGGCTTTAAAAGCCCAAGCAGCTGCCATTTTACTCGAGTTATTTTTGGAGAGGTAGAAATGGTAATATCAAGTAAAAGAGAGCCATCTGATCTCTGATGGAACATGGTGAGGCACCATGTATTGCATGCACATGGGGACATGATGCTGCTGTGCTCAAATTGATCCCATGCTCAACTTTCTGTCATAAATTACTATTTCCCTCTGTTTATTTATGCCATATGCTCTGTCCAAGGGAAACAAGATACTGTAGGTACAAGCAAGAATCATAATAGATTTTGATAGAATTAAGGGCAGCACATGCCTTTTGGTAAGGCTACTATATCTTGGTCTCTAAAAATAAATCGAGAAATTGAAAACTACATCTAGCACATGTATAGAATGTGTAAGCCACAGTGTTTTATATATGaacatatttcttttctaatgATTCTTTGGAATGGGCTACACTGGAATACAGTTACACGTACAAAATTGGTaactaaagaaataaattaaagaaccaagaatttgaaaggaaaagaagggAAGCAGCTCCTATCTTGAAACTTTTCACTTTCCCCCTCCCCCCTATACCTCACTGATCTCGTCATCCCTGCAGACACCCACATTGATCACGacacttcctttcttctttgAGTTCATTACACGGCAGCAGTTTCTTCTTGGAGACTGCGAATTACATGCACAAACAAAGCCACAGAGCCCCCATGTTACTCTTTCTGGTTTATCAAATACAAGTTTGAAGGTGCTAGTGACAAAGTAAACAAAATTAGAGCTACTTACTCTATCCCATAAATGAGGATCAGGCTTCTTGTGAACCACAATTGTCTCAATTTTGTCAGGATCAGCCATCTTCCACTTGCATGCAGGATGTGGGTCGTAATGCCTGGAATACTCGCTCACTGTTGTGTTAAGtgaagaatcaaatttgacCTTTGACAAGTAAAACACAAAGGGCTTTTGGCAAGGGTTTCGGCTGACTGGACGAGTGTTGAATGCGTATGCTGTGTAATCTGCTTTTCTGTACCAATTCAAGAATGTTCTTGAAGGCATTTCTATCTCGCGGGGTGAAAAGACCCCTCGGAAAATTTGAACTGCAAAGCCCCATGAAACAGAAACGGTCCACCTCTTGGGTTTATCATAGCAAATGGATTGCTGCATTAACCCTGCAGAGTCGAGCTTCATTGGCACTGTTAACCATCGAAGGGCTTGAACTCGAGTTGCATTTGGGAAAATGGGCTCAACAACATCAAGATGATGCAACGAGACCAAGGGTGTAACAGGATGCGCTGCAAGGAGTCCAAACAGGTTCCCATACACATCATACTGACAGGCAACACAAATTATTAGAATCACTATTTCAATGGCAAGGATCATACTtcagaaactaaaaaattcataaaaacatAGAAggacaatataaatataatcaatGCCCCTGAGTGGATAAGCCCTCTTTCCTGTCAACTAGCTTCATCAATTGGAGTTCATTCCATATTTtgcaaaacaaatgataaaagaaCCCTACAAATCAAGCAGCTATTATTGAGCTCCTGATTCAAATAATGAATTTTGTCTCACTAATGACAGTGCTTTGCGTCCAAGCAACCCTTTAAAATTGCATGGAGCACACCATACGCACGCAATTGCCAACACAATTTGTACCATAATTTGCCACAGAAGAAAAGCCTGAGAGTGGTTAAAAAGTTATCTTCTCTTGATATGGcctactattttttataaacttttccTAGATTGCCAGGCATCAAAACAAACTGCCTATTGTCCACTATAAGAAATTTGTGCCAATAATATCAAAGATGCCCCATTAGAGGGCATAGCCCACGAACATACTATGCTAATTATGTGGTTCCTTTTACAATCAGCAAATATGTACACCCTATATCAAGACCAGTTTCTCCAGTCTCCCCAGCAAAATCAGCAGAATTTTCTGTCCACTTTCTGGTTAAACGAGTGCGACATGCACGAACTCAGAATGCATGCAGGTAGTGAAACAGGCATGGTGAGGGGCAAAACTAGGTCCAAGTCCAAAGTACACGCGGGACCCAATCCGACACCCTGCAAACTCACCAATGGACAGGACATCTTATTGAGTTAATTAGGGTTGGAACTCAGGACTCGAGAGTTTACGGACCAATGTTAGCACCTAGAACAAAGTGGCCAAACTCACGATTCACAGTTCACAGTTCACAGCTCACAATTCAATGTCCATTAACATCTCCCTGAAATTTCccgaaaaaaaaagtattggaAATGTAAAAAGGGAAAGAATCCTGCTGAACAACAATTAGCATTGCCAATGAGCATGTAGCTCGAGCAGTAGGGTCCCCTCCCCCAAGAAGAGTTCTTATGTTCGAGCCTCtcttttgtaataaaaaaaaaaaaaaacagttagcatTAAGTGCGCCTTTTAGTTCCATCGCCAAGCTACTTCACGCAACCAATATCGGCCGAAATATCGGCAACTAATCTAAAAACAGAAGAATCCAGAGTTCAAAGGCGTCCACCTACCACTGGGTTTGTATAGTAAACTGGACACTCCCAATTTGTTAACACCATCAAGGCAgagaaatcaaaaccaaaaaacaccAAACAAAACCCACAAAAAGACATCACCTAGAACAGTGAAAAACAGCAAGAAATTCAATTACCTGGTGAAAGCCAACTTCTTTAGTGAGGGGGACACCGAGTTCAGCCATACAAGCCTGCATTCTATCATCAGATCCATAAAGCCCTGGGTATCTCTGTATACATCTATCCTGCATCTTATCAAGAGCTTTCGCTAACGGATAACTAACAGCAAAACCACCTCCACCATAAGCCATtccataagaaaaataaatgttttgcaAATGAGATTCTGATAAGCTTCCAATATAATAATACTGATTATGATCATACTTTCTCAAGATTCTCACAAGATTCTCCGCTATAAAAACAGTGTCATCATCTCCCATTACAAACCACCGCACATTTTTTAGCCCGAGACGCAATGTTTCGGACACGATCCGGGAGATCCTGATTGCAGACCTATGACCCTGTTTGTTTGTGTAAGAAAATCTTGATGTATCACTCGAGATTTTAATTGGTGGCAAATTGTTGTCTTCTCTTCCTTGATTCTTCACTTTGTCGTCTAACCAAACAATGCCTCTCATTTCTTGAGGTTTATACCAAATCTTGATGTAATTTTGTCGCTGTTCCCATAACTTTGCAGACGCTGCAATACCAAAAACTATGTGTTGTAACCCAGTTTCTTGACGGGGTTCACGATTTTCTCTTCTGTGAATGGCTAGAGATGTGTGATTTTGAATCAAAGGTAAGGAATTGTTGTGGGAATTTGCAGAAAGATGACGATTTGTAGTGAAGGGTTCATCATTGCAAGCACGTGAAGTTGAAACAAGCTTGAGCGTGTAAACAACATAAGAGACTGAAACAAGGAGGATTAGCCATATCATGAGTTTTGGTAATGTTCTGGTTTGTGACCCAGAAATTGGGTTGGCAGACGGACTTCTCATTTGATCCCAGATTATCTTCTCTGGATCTTTCTGGGCATTCAATTTCAtggtttcttgtctttttttccttctcttacCTCTCTCGCTTTGTAAGAACACTTgtcttgttttttggttttgaggTTGTGAGCTACTTTTTACAGCTAACAAGCAAAAGAAATGTGAGTTGAAAGATGATATATTTAGGAGAATCTAGGAGGGTTTTCTGCTAGATTGGGGAGATACTGGTGCCTGGGAGAGAGAATGGAGCTTGAATCTAGCGagaaaagaaattgagggactcgaatgaatataaaaaccaaTGTGAAAACTTAAAACCCGGAAAGGGAAAGTGAGGGAAGGCGAAAGAAAGTGAGGTAAAATTTTTGGGAGGTGAGGGATAAGGGAATTCAATTACAGCAGAGGAGAGAAGGTAAAGATCAGATTAGACTGAGAGACCATGCAGAGCTGCCAGGGTGCACCCTCTCTCGGTAAAGCGCTACTTTCtcaagaagtttttttaaaaaagatatttttttttattttaaattaattttttatatataattttatatcttgacatgtgtaattaaaaatatattttaaaaaataaaaaatatatatattttaatatatttttaaataaaaaacattttaaaaagtatttattaccATAATCTCAAACACTAATTATATAAAGATGCTATATtgcttttatttgtatttaaatatatatcatgtttttttatttaacaatgaCATAATTGGTGAATgagtttttaagaaattttcttagttgtttttatttttttatcatatttaataattttattttttttaatttgcttagaatttttattatttttcttttattttcaagttttatagtttatttatgttgatatttggatttatttaatGAGTACAAAAGAGAAAtgttcattaataataataataaaaattatggttttcttGTGGTGACTCTATCTGACAAATTTTATGTTATCtgtatttattatcttttttgtaTTGTTCTCACATGCATCAGTTGGTATTAGaactcaataatttttattggttattattatatattgttgaataattataatgaagGGGTGGTTATAAAATAAGACATGCTCATGTAGAAAGGATGGGGTGTTTCTCTATCGAAAAAGAGATGTTTAAGGACCAGTGATATAAAACATGTAAAGGCATATTGCAAAATTGATTTGTCAGCTGGTGATAATAAAGTTACAAATACAAGTTGAAGAATTATCATGTTTAAATAACatagatgaaaaaacaaaaattagatgAGCACGAGGAGAGTGGTCACAAATCCAtggttaattttgaaaatatgctTTAAAGTCATAAACATATTACACAATTTTTTGATCTGGATGAGTATTGTTGAAATATCGATAATCTTGTTTATGATGAGATAAATGTGGATTGATATCTGCCATCaacttgtaatatttattttgatgatgattataTCGATAATAATATCTTATACAATGACAATAATGGTGGTGTTAGGAGCGGAGGCAAGGGGTGGTGGTGCCTGACAGGGCTCTGTGcgaaaaattacttttttcctGTGTCTCTCTTTTGAACAGTAAAGTTAGTAAATTTCAACCCCCCCcttaaatgtttgtttttctaaCCCCCCTTACTCAAATTTAATGTTCTTGTTCTGCCCTGGATGGTAATAATATCATTAATAGTGTTCTCATTAATAACTTAGAGGTTaagtgtaaaaaaaacataaaaggtgttcaacaagaaaaaaatattgatttaaactacattaattattttgattacaaGTTTATTAGTatcacaaatataaatattttcaaggaCTATGCGGATACAACATGTATTAATGAAGTAAATttgagttttgtaatttattattttataagcaaattaaaatgaaataattagcTAATTATTGTTTACCTTGCAAGTTTTAAGATAAAAGAGattgaaattaatgtttaaaatttttataaatccaaaataaaaaaagaaaataggttTGAGAGTCGATTGAACATCTATAAAATTAAGACAAAGTAATCTAAACCCGAGGACAAGCTATTTCAACCCCCAGGGAATAATGCCAAAGAttcttaagaataaaaaatatgttttcttagttttttttttctatttagtttataaaattaaatattatacttgataattttattttttatagtttttttaggaattttatggctttttctttatttttaggtttttctattctatttaaattggtttttgagtttatttaagATGTTGTAAATCTTTTAgagaaataaagtttttgaagataaatatcaataataaaattttaaattaagattttcatGTGAAGATTTTATGCAATAGAATTTTGTGCTGtttatgtttattatatttcttataatatttttgtcaacgtgaataattaaatataaatatgcaTCAAAACACCAAATTCCAGATGAGATTATTATGAATTAGAAGATTTACATACAATGTATTTA
This region of Populus alba chromosome 3, ASM523922v2, whole genome shotgun sequence genomic DNA includes:
- the LOC118028438 gene encoding uncharacterized protein, encoding MKLNAQKDPEKIIWDQMRSPSANPISGSQTRTLPKLMIWLILLVSVSYVVYTLKLVSTSRACNDEPFTTNRHLSANSHNNSLPLIQNHTSLAIHRRENREPRQETGLQHIVFGIAASAKLWEQRQNYIKIWYKPQEMRGIVWLDDKVKNQGREDNNLPPIKISSDTSRFSYTNKQGHRSAIRISRIVSETLRLGLKNVRWFVMGDDDTVFIAENLVRILRKYDHNQYYYIGSLSESHLQNIYFSYGMAYGGGGFAVSYPLAKALDKMQDRCIQRYPGLYGSDDRMQACMAELGVPLTKEVGFHQYDVYGNLFGLLAAHPVTPLVSLHHLDVVEPIFPNATRVQALRWLTVPMKLDSAGLMQQSICYDKPKRWTVSVSWGFAVQIFRGVFSPREIEMPSRTFLNWYRKADYTAYAFNTRPVSRNPCQKPFVFYLSKVKFDSSLNTTVSEYSRHYDPHPACKWKMADPDKIETIVVHKKPDPHLWDRSPRRNCCRVMNSKKKGSVVINVGVCRDDEISEV